A window of the Lolium perenne isolate Kyuss_39 chromosome 7, Kyuss_2.0, whole genome shotgun sequence genome harbors these coding sequences:
- the LOC127311917 gene encoding syntaxin-125 produces the protein MNDLFSTSSFKKYADAPQTAGGDMEAGGETVANLDKFFQDVEAVKEDIQGFEALYKRLQATNEETKTAHEARAVKALRSRMDGDVEKVLKRAKAVKTKLEALDRDNANSRKVPGCGPGSSTDRTRSSVVSGLGKKLKETMDEFQGLRTRMAAEYKETVARRYHMVTGEHAEDSTIESLISSGESESFMQKAIQDQGRGQVMDTISEIQERHDAVKDIERSLMDLHQVFLDMAALVEAQGAQINDIESHVAHASSFVRRGTVELEQAHEIQKDTRKWMCFAVLGGIALVVVLITPVLINLHILTLR, from the exons ATGAACGACCTGTTCTCCACGAGTTCGTTCAAGAAGTATGCCGACGCGCCGCAGACGGCGGGGGGCGACATGGAGGCTGGCGGCGAGACCGTGgcgaacctcgacaagttcttccAGGACGTGGAGGCCGTGAAGGAGGACATCCAAGGCTTCGAGGCCCTGTACAAGCGTCTACAGGCCACCAACGAGGAGACCAAGACGGCGCACGAAGCCCGCGCCGTCAAGGCCCTCCGCTCCCGCATGGACGGCGACGTCGAGAAGGTGCTCAAGCGCGCCAAGGCCGTCAAGACCAAGCTCGAGGCCCTCGACCGCGACAACGCCAACTCCCGCAAGGTGCCCGGCTGCGGCCCCGGGTCGTCCACCGACCGGACCCGCTCCTCTGTCGTCTCCGGCCTCGGCAAGAAGCTCAAGGAGACCATGGATGAATTCCAG GGGCTGAGGACGAGGATGGCAGCGGAGTACAAGGAGACTGTGGCGCGGCGGTACCACATGGTGACCGGGGAGCACGCGGAGGACAGCACCATCGAGTCGCTCATCTCGTCTGGGGAGAGCGAGTCCTTCATGCAGAAGGCCATCCAGGACCAGGGCCGCGGCCAGGTGATGGACACCATCTCAGAGATCCAGGAGCGGCACGACGCCGTCAAGGACATCGAGCGCAGCCTCATGGACCTGCACCAGGTCTTCCTCGACATGGCCGCCCTCGTCGAGGCGCAGGGCGCGCAGATCAACGATATCGAGAGCCACGTCGCGCACGCCAGCTCCTTCGTCCGCAGGGGCACTGTCGAGCTCGAGCAGGCGCACGAGATCCAGAAGGACACCCGTAAGTGGATGTGCTTCGCCGTCCTCGGCGGCAtcgccctcgtcgtcgtcctcatcacGCCCGTCCTTATCAACCTACACATCCTCACGCTCAGATGA